Proteins from a single region of Nitrososphaerota archaeon:
- a CDS encoding FAD-dependent oxidoreductase gives MQAEYDAIVVGAGPAGSAAALSLARKGADVLMLEKARVPGERNMTGGVIYGDFPGDWGLIQLVPDFESTAPLERRIISHEVVILDKPDYAKGTSRYYKLSKTSLPTKMGLFPLGFETGHDYSVLRRSFDRWFAGVAVQAGAMLSAGTTVEGLMTEGGAVVGVRTTKEELRAKLVIDASGVTSNLVTEAGLRGRLTPRQLYHGIKRVYKLDPAAIEQRFRVHDAEGRAIFFLGDFMNEIGGGAFVYTNRDTLSVGLVVSMDSLIRRTTEHFDQVGKLIDVLDAFEEHPMVAELLEGGRAVEYSAHNIPKGYKALLKRPYADGFLVAGDALGSFVKIGPMIDGMRRAITSGMMAASTYLEARASGSFRAKNLSRYKDFLGPIYEDVGRSGRDGFITESSFTYHTLPRVLFGTRFMSSVHRFEPKPDGRPRRDAVARVQEGTGLLVYDEDESYSHIRVDPALASKSLTKPWVPACPTNCYTIFTPKGVFASFKDLFDHNLAQNGGDRGKALSRTLEDIGSSELRFDHVACVACGTCGAIGPPEMVTFGHERDGHGVRYRFG, from the coding sequence TTGCAGGCTGAGTACGACGCCATAGTAGTGGGGGCGGGCCCCGCCGGGTCCGCGGCTGCCCTGTCGCTCGCAAGGAAGGGGGCGGACGTCCTGATGCTGGAGAAGGCGAGGGTCCCCGGCGAGCGGAACATGACCGGGGGGGTGATCTACGGCGACTTCCCCGGAGATTGGGGGCTGATACAGCTCGTCCCGGACTTCGAGTCTACCGCGCCCCTCGAGAGGCGCATCATCTCCCACGAGGTGGTCATCCTGGACAAGCCGGACTATGCGAAGGGGACCAGCAGATACTACAAGCTCTCCAAGACCTCACTCCCCACCAAGATGGGGCTCTTCCCTCTCGGCTTCGAGACGGGGCACGACTACTCGGTCCTCAGGCGCTCGTTCGACAGGTGGTTCGCCGGGGTGGCGGTGCAGGCCGGGGCGATGCTGTCGGCGGGGACGACCGTGGAGGGGCTCATGACCGAAGGGGGCGCGGTGGTGGGGGTCAGGACCACGAAGGAGGAGCTCAGGGCGAAGCTGGTCATCGACGCGTCGGGGGTCACCTCGAACCTGGTGACCGAGGCCGGGCTGAGGGGGAGGCTCACCCCCAGGCAGCTCTATCACGGGATAAAGAGGGTCTACAAGCTCGACCCCGCCGCCATAGAGCAGAGGTTCAGGGTGCACGACGCCGAGGGGAGGGCCATCTTCTTCCTCGGGGACTTCATGAACGAGATCGGGGGCGGGGCGTTCGTCTACACCAACAGGGACACGCTCTCGGTCGGGCTCGTCGTCTCCATGGACTCGCTGATCCGGAGGACGACGGAGCACTTCGACCAGGTGGGGAAGCTCATCGACGTCCTGGACGCCTTCGAAGAGCACCCCATGGTCGCCGAACTCCTGGAGGGGGGACGGGCGGTCGAGTACTCGGCCCACAACATCCCCAAGGGGTACAAGGCGCTCCTGAAGCGGCCGTACGCCGACGGGTTCCTGGTAGCCGGGGACGCTCTCGGGTCCTTCGTCAAGATAGGCCCGATGATAGACGGCATGAGGAGGGCGATCACCTCCGGGATGATGGCGGCGTCGACCTATCTGGAGGCGCGCGCGTCAGGGTCGTTCAGGGCCAAGAACCTGTCGAGGTACAAGGACTTCCTCGGGCCCATCTACGAGGACGTCGGCAGGTCGGGGAGGGACGGTTTCATTACGGAGAGCTCGTTCACTTACCATACGCTCCCGCGGGTGCTCTTCGGGACGAGGTTCATGTCGAGCGTCCACCGGTTCGAGCCGAAACCGGACGGGAGGCCCCGGCGGGACGCCGTCGCCCGGGTGCAAGAAGGGACCGGGCTGCTGGTCTACGACGAGGACGAGTCGTACTCGCACATACGGGTGGACCCGGCGCTGGCCTCGAAGTCCCTCACCAAGCCATGGGTCCCCGCCTGTCCCACCAACTGCTACACGATATTCACACCGAAGGGGGTGTTCGCGTCGTTCAAGGACCTCTTCGACCACAACCTCGCCCAGAACGGAGGGGACAGGGGGAAGGCGCTGTCCCGAACCCTCGAGGATATCGGGTCGTCGGAGCTCAGGTTCGACCACGTCGCGTGCGTCGCTTGCGGGACCTGTGGCGCCATCGGACCTCCCGAGATGGTCACTTTCGGCCACGAGAGGGACGGCCACGGGGTCAGATACAGGTTCGGCTAG
- a CDS encoding threonine/serine dehydratase, which yields MDVPRVSLAQIEDAAARIRGSVYRTPLVPSSRFDAGSVLLKLECLQPTGSFKVRGAWNMMSRSGREEMKRGFVTTSAGNHGQAVAWSAKKLGAACTVYVPTDAVQRKVDSMESMGAKVVRRPHHEIMEAMADDRMTKLGMTFVHPFGDPLVVAGQGTVGLEILEDFPGVKSVVVPVGGGGLVSGIAQAVRAKSPGVKVYGVQAEGAAPLPESLATGKAVDVGEPHTIADGIGATRAYDYMLPLLRENLERAFTVSDEEIRAAMRRLLLESHVAPEPAGAASFACLLKHRGEIPGPAACVVSGGNADPALLASLLS from the coding sequence ATGGATGTCCCGAGGGTCTCCCTGGCGCAGATCGAGGACGCGGCCGCCAGGATACGGGGGTCGGTCTACCGAACCCCGCTGGTCCCGTCTTCGCGCTTCGACGCCGGCTCCGTGCTGCTCAAGCTCGAGTGCCTGCAGCCGACCGGGAGCTTCAAGGTGCGGGGCGCCTGGAACATGATGAGCAGGTCGGGGAGGGAGGAGATGAAGCGGGGGTTCGTGACAACATCGGCCGGGAACCACGGCCAGGCGGTCGCCTGGAGCGCCAAGAAGCTCGGGGCCGCCTGCACGGTGTACGTCCCCACCGACGCCGTCCAGCGGAAGGTCGACTCCATGGAGTCGATGGGCGCGAAGGTGGTCCGCCGGCCCCACCATGAGATAATGGAGGCCATGGCCGACGACAGGATGACGAAGCTCGGGATGACGTTCGTCCACCCGTTCGGAGACCCGTTGGTGGTCGCCGGCCAGGGGACCGTCGGCCTCGAGATACTCGAAGACTTCCCGGGGGTGAAGAGCGTCGTCGTCCCTGTGGGGGGCGGGGGGCTGGTGTCGGGGATAGCGCAGGCCGTCAGGGCGAAGAGCCCTGGGGTGAAGGTATACGGGGTCCAGGCCGAGGGGGCGGCACCGCTGCCAGAGTCGCTGGCGACGGGGAAGGCGGTGGACGTGGGGGAGCCCCACACCATCGCCGACGGCATAGGGGCCACCAGGGCGTACGACTACATGCTCCCGCTCCTCCGGGAGAACCTCGAAAGGGCGTTCACCGTGAGCGACGAAGAGATCAGGGCGGCGATGAGGAGGCTGCTCCTGGAGTCGCACGTCGCCCCGGAGCCTGCCGGCGCGGCTTCGTTCGCCTGCCTCCTGAAGCACCGGGGGGAGATCCCGGGGCCGGCCGCGTGCGTCGTCAGCGGGGGGAACGCCGACCCCGCCCTCCTGGCGTCTTTGCTCTCCTAG
- a CDS encoding ornithine cyclodeaminase family protein yields MKALFVGADLVSGILGMKDCVEVIEGCFRAMARGDAGFPPRSAMPYPSGKGVLGMMPGYLEKEGVFGVKATSVFPGNFGTRFESHQGAVLLFESDHGSLLAAVDAASVTRIRTGAASAVATRALARRSSRVLAILGSGTQASSHLEAMTTVVPGIAEVRVWSRNPANAKRFADAARGSGLEIRECQGGEEAVRGADLVCTVTGATSPVLMGRWLAPGTHVNAVGASRPPSRELDSEAVRKSRLFVDSRESAELESDDYLVPLREGAIGEGHILGEVGEVLEGRVRGRTGDSDVTVFKSLGVAAEDISAAYFVYRRASELGVGTVAEFSSER; encoded by the coding sequence TTGAAGGCCCTCTTCGTCGGCGCGGACCTGGTGTCCGGCATACTCGGGATGAAGGACTGCGTCGAGGTGATAGAAGGCTGCTTCCGGGCCATGGCGAGGGGGGACGCGGGGTTCCCCCCGCGGTCCGCCATGCCCTATCCGTCCGGGAAGGGGGTTCTGGGGATGATGCCAGGATACCTGGAGAAGGAGGGGGTCTTCGGTGTGAAGGCGACCTCGGTCTTCCCGGGGAACTTCGGGACCAGGTTCGAGTCGCACCAGGGGGCCGTGCTGCTCTTCGAGTCAGACCACGGGAGCCTCCTGGCGGCCGTGGACGCCGCCTCCGTCACGCGCATCCGGACAGGCGCCGCGAGCGCCGTGGCGACGAGGGCGCTGGCGAGGCGGAGTTCGAGGGTTCTGGCCATCCTCGGGTCCGGGACCCAGGCTTCGAGCCACCTGGAGGCGATGACTACGGTCGTCCCGGGGATCGCGGAGGTCAGGGTCTGGTCGAGGAACCCGGCCAACGCGAAGAGGTTCGCGGATGCCGCCAGGGGGAGCGGATTGGAAATCAGGGAGTGCCAGGGGGGAGAGGAAGCCGTCCGCGGCGCCGACCTGGTCTGCACGGTCACCGGGGCGACGTCTCCGGTCCTGATGGGAAGATGGCTGGCCCCCGGTACCCACGTGAACGCCGTCGGGGCTTCCAGGCCCCCGTCCCGGGAGCTGGACAGCGAAGCGGTGAGGAAGTCGCGCTTGTTCGTAGACTCCAGGGAGTCGGCGGAGCTGGAGTCGGACGACTACCTCGTCCCCCTGAGAGAGGGGGCCATAGGAGAGGGGCACATACTGGGCGAAGTGGGGGAGGTCCTCGAAGGGAGGGTCAGGGGCCGGACCGGTGACTCGGACGTCACGGTCTTCAAGTCGCTGGGGGTCGCGGCCGAAGACATTTCCGCCGCCTATTTCGTCTACCGCCGCGCCTCCGAGCTCGGCGTCGGGACCGTGGCGGAGTTCAGCTCGGAGAGATAG
- a CDS encoding serine hydroxymethyltransferase, whose amino-acid sequence MPHQLEPLKRTIQQHEDWRLRECLNLIPSENRGSDLMKSMYLTDFGNRYTAPDRFYRGTRYADELVTQTQDLARKVFNARYADVSPLSGHVANAAVLLALTKPGDKVASTSPDDGGYPGISQDGLGGLLGLQNVYFPYDRAAVGVDPAGSVELLKSERPAVAFFGSSHIVFPYPVRRLSDAAEGVCVYDGSHVLGLIAGGEFQDPLREGCPILIGSTHKSLPGPQGGIILSNNEEAFEAVSGKVFPGVVDNIHLNRVAALAVSLLEMQEFGKQYAQAVVKNSRALAQTLAAEGVKVRGAGQGYTKSHQVLLDYEAGRLGPLSQRLEQANIIVDEGGRLGTAELTRMGYGPQEMEVVAELVALIVLGKKPADFVLKKVKSLVRQFQQPRFVLS is encoded by the coding sequence ATGCCGCACCAGTTGGAACCGTTGAAGAGGACGATACAGCAGCACGAGGATTGGAGGCTGAGGGAGTGCCTGAACCTGATCCCTTCCGAGAACAGGGGGAGCGACCTGATGAAGTCGATGTACCTGACGGACTTCGGGAACAGGTACACGGCGCCGGACCGGTTTTACAGGGGGACGAGGTACGCCGACGAGCTCGTCACCCAGACCCAGGACCTGGCGCGGAAGGTGTTCAACGCCCGGTACGCCGACGTCAGCCCGCTCTCCGGGCATGTCGCCAACGCCGCGGTCCTCCTCGCGCTCACGAAGCCCGGGGACAAGGTGGCTTCAACCTCTCCCGATGACGGCGGGTATCCAGGCATATCCCAGGACGGGCTCGGCGGGCTCCTGGGGCTCCAGAACGTCTACTTCCCATACGACCGGGCGGCTGTTGGGGTGGACCCCGCGGGGTCCGTGGAGCTCCTGAAGTCCGAGAGGCCGGCGGTCGCCTTCTTCGGCTCGAGCCACATCGTCTTCCCCTATCCGGTCCGGAGGCTCTCGGACGCAGCGGAGGGGGTGTGCGTCTACGACGGGTCGCACGTGCTCGGGCTCATAGCCGGAGGGGAGTTCCAGGACCCTCTCAGGGAAGGGTGTCCGATCCTCATAGGGTCCACCCACAAGAGCCTCCCCGGCCCGCAGGGAGGGATCATCCTCTCCAACAACGAGGAGGCGTTCGAGGCCGTGTCAGGGAAGGTCTTCCCGGGGGTGGTCGACAACATCCACCTGAACAGGGTCGCCGCCCTCGCGGTTTCGCTCCTCGAGATGCAGGAGTTCGGGAAACAGTATGCCCAGGCGGTGGTGAAGAACTCGCGGGCCCTGGCACAGACGCTGGCAGCGGAAGGGGTGAAGGTGAGGGGCGCGGGACAGGGGTACACGAAGTCGCACCAGGTCCTCCTCGACTATGAGGCGGGGAGGTTAGGACCGCTTTCGCAGAGGCTGGAGCAGGCGAACATCATAGTCGACGAAGGCGGGAGGCTCGGCACGGCGGAGCTCACCCGGATGGGGTACGGGCCGCAGGAGATGGAGGTGGTGGCCGAGCTGGTCGCCCTGATAGTCCTCGGGAAGAAGCCCGCAGACTTCGTCCTGAAGAAGGTGAAATCTCTCGTCCGGCAGTTCCAGCAGCCGCGGTTCGTCCTGTCGTAG
- a CDS encoding type II glyceraldehyde-3-phosphate dehydrogenase, whose amino-acid sequence MIKVGVNGYGTIGRRVADAVRKQKDMELVGVTGAHPHYKYAVAKEKGIPIYALDMKSLQAFNAAGYNLKGTLNDLLQRVDVVIDGAPEGSGVTNRAAYQQAGVKAIFQGGEEHELTDGSFVAQCNFEKAVGKPMVRVVSCNTTGLCRTIGAVDKGVGVSKARAVLARRATDPDDVKKGPIDAVVLDPTTVPSHHAPDVQTVLKGIPVVTMAFKVPTTHMHLHSVILTLKKDATADEVAEALQAAPRMNMVDGKSGFKSTANVMDWAREKGRDRNDVYEATVWKDSVTVEDREAYLFLGVHQEAIVVPENVDAIRALAGGYTRDESMKLTDDSLGIAHR is encoded by the coding sequence ATGATCAAGGTGGGGGTGAACGGGTACGGGACCATAGGGAGGAGGGTCGCGGACGCGGTGCGGAAGCAGAAGGACATGGAACTGGTCGGCGTGACGGGGGCGCATCCGCACTACAAGTACGCAGTCGCCAAGGAGAAGGGGATACCGATCTACGCCCTCGACATGAAGAGCCTGCAGGCGTTCAACGCCGCGGGGTACAACCTGAAGGGGACCCTCAACGACCTGCTCCAGAGGGTAGACGTGGTGATCGACGGCGCCCCGGAGGGGAGCGGCGTGACCAACAGGGCAGCCTACCAGCAGGCGGGGGTGAAAGCCATCTTCCAAGGGGGGGAAGAACACGAACTGACGGACGGGTCGTTCGTCGCACAGTGCAACTTCGAAAAGGCGGTAGGCAAGCCGATGGTCAGGGTCGTTTCGTGCAACACCACAGGGCTCTGCAGGACGATCGGCGCCGTAGACAAGGGGGTGGGCGTGTCGAAGGCCAGGGCCGTCCTCGCCCGGAGGGCGACGGACCCCGACGACGTGAAGAAGGGCCCGATAGACGCGGTAGTGCTCGACCCGACGACCGTCCCCTCGCATCACGCCCCAGACGTCCAAACCGTCCTGAAGGGGATCCCTGTCGTGACCATGGCATTCAAGGTCCCCACCACCCACATGCACCTCCACAGCGTCATCCTCACCCTGAAGAAGGACGCGACGGCGGACGAAGTGGCGGAGGCGCTCCAAGCCGCGCCGAGGATGAACATGGTGGACGGCAAGTCGGGGTTCAAGTCGACGGCGAACGTGATGGACTGGGCGAGGGAGAAGGGGAGGGACAGGAACGACGTCTACGAGGCGACGGTCTGGAAGGACTCTGTGACCGTGGAGGACAGAGAGGCCTACCTCTTCCTGGGGGTCCACCAGGAGGCGATAGTCGTCCCCGAGAACGTCGACGCCATCAGGGCGCTCGCCGGCGGCTACACCCGCGACGAGTCGATGAAGCTCACGGACGACTCTCTCGGCATCGCGCACCGATAG
- the pgk gene encoding phosphoglycerate kinase, translating into MDDLDLDGKRVLLRVDVNTPVHPETGKLMERERLEEAAETVKDLGASKTIVVSHQGRVGRSDYISLEPHSKALEEIIRKKVDFVPDVFGPEALSRMDSLPDGGVLVLDNLRFTAEENQEYPPPGAEKTWLVSRLSKHVDACVLDAFSTAHRSSPTIVGFAGLVPTCAGRTVEKELRMLDRIFSVEKGPYVTVLGGAKVNDRLEAIDALIANNRADKVLLCGVVGLVFLKAAGKLRGDVGVEGEQKFVLRARQLIDDDPERFVLPVDVGIRREDGRKDVDPAQLGSGAQILDIGPKSVDRYSHYIKGAGTVFMSGPPGAFEWDGFSLGTEGLLRAMASSLGTTIISGGHLSTALKKYGVHDQVDHVSTAGGALVQYLAGKRLPLIDALERAADRWGKGGRVA; encoded by the coding sequence ATGGACGACCTGGACCTCGATGGGAAGCGCGTCCTATTGCGCGTCGATGTCAACACCCCCGTCCACCCCGAAACGGGGAAGCTGATGGAGCGCGAGAGACTCGAGGAGGCGGCGGAGACTGTCAAGGACCTTGGCGCGTCGAAGACGATAGTCGTCTCGCACCAGGGGAGGGTCGGGAGGTCGGACTACATCAGCCTGGAGCCCCACTCGAAGGCGCTGGAAGAGATCATAAGGAAGAAGGTGGACTTCGTGCCGGACGTCTTCGGTCCTGAGGCGCTGTCAAGGATGGACTCCCTCCCGGACGGGGGGGTGCTCGTCCTCGACAACCTGAGGTTCACCGCCGAGGAGAACCAGGAGTACCCCCCGCCCGGTGCCGAGAAGACCTGGCTGGTCAGCAGGCTCTCGAAGCACGTCGACGCCTGCGTCCTGGACGCCTTCTCGACCGCCCACCGCTCCTCGCCGACCATAGTCGGGTTCGCCGGGCTCGTCCCCACTTGCGCCGGGAGGACCGTCGAGAAGGAGCTGAGGATGCTGGACAGGATATTTTCGGTGGAGAAAGGGCCCTATGTGACGGTCCTCGGAGGCGCGAAGGTGAACGACCGCCTCGAGGCCATAGACGCCCTGATCGCGAACAACAGGGCCGACAAGGTCCTCCTCTGCGGAGTGGTGGGGCTGGTGTTCCTGAAGGCGGCGGGGAAGCTCAGGGGGGACGTAGGGGTGGAAGGGGAGCAGAAGTTCGTGCTAAGGGCCAGGCAGCTGATCGACGACGACCCCGAGAGGTTCGTCCTCCCCGTCGACGTTGGGATAAGACGGGAGGACGGGAGGAAGGACGTTGACCCGGCGCAGCTAGGGTCAGGGGCCCAGATCCTGGATATCGGGCCGAAGTCCGTGGACCGCTACTCGCACTACATCAAGGGGGCGGGGACGGTTTTCATGAGCGGCCCCCCCGGAGCCTTCGAGTGGGACGGGTTCAGCCTGGGGACAGAGGGGCTCCTCAGGGCGATGGCGTCCTCGCTCGGGACCACGATAATCAGCGGGGGGCACCTCTCCACCGCCCTCAAGAAGTACGGGGTGCACGACCAGGTCGACCACGTCAGCACGGCAGGAGGGGCCCTCGTCCAGTACCTGGCAGGGAAGAGGCTCCCGCTCATAGACGCGCTCGAGCGGGCGGCTGACAGGTGGGGGAAAGGGGGGCGCGTAGCCTGA